Within the Senegalia massiliensis genome, the region AATGGTATTATATTTGGGACACCAGGTGATAATAAAGTGTCTATTGATTTATCAGGAATAAATCAATATGCAAATGAAAACTCTGCTAAAGGATTTGATGGAGGTAAAGATGGAAGTTTAGCTGGATATTCATCTGGAGTTCTAAAAGGATTTTCAATTGATAACTTTGGTATTATCACAGGAACATTTACAAATGGTATAAATAAAAGTTTAGCTCAAATTGGACTAGCAAAATTCGACAATAATGCAGGACTTGAGAAAATTGGTAATAACGCCTATAAAACTACTGCAAATTCTGGAGAAGCTCAAATTGGTACAGCTTCTAGTAATGGTTTTGGTTCAATTAATGCTGGAGCTCTAGAAATGTCAAATGTAGATTTATCTTTAGAATTTACTGAAATGATAACTACTCAAAGAGGATTTCAAGCTAATTCTAGAATAATAACTACTTCTGATGAAATGCTTCAAGAATTGGTTAATCTTAAAAGATAATATATTGGCCTAGATTAATTTCTAGGCCAAATAAAAGAGGTGAAGTATGATAGAGTTATCTAGAATAAATGGAGAAATCATTTTTATTAACATTGACCTTATTGAAATAGTTGAAGAAACTCCAAATACAGTAATTAAGTTAACAAATGGAAATAAATACATAGTTAGAGAAAGTGGGAAAGAAATTATAAATAAGATAATAGCTTTTAAACAAAAAGTTAAAAAGTTATTATAGGCAAAGTGAGGTGTTAAATTTGGATTTAGGAACAGCTATTGGATTTATACTAGGAATTGTATTTATTATATATGGAATATTACTTTCAGGAGATATAATTACATTTTTAAATTTTGAATCTATATTGATTGTTTTAGGTGGTACCATAGCAGCTACTTTCATAAGTTTTCCTTTAAACAAGGTAACAGCATCTATTAAAGTTGTTAAAAATGCTTTTACAGATAAAAAAAGTGAACAAGTAGAAATAATAAAGCAAATAATTAATCTAGCAAATATTGCAAGAAAAGAGGGGTTACTTGCTTTAGAGGACGCCAGTGAAGATTTATCAGATGATTTTTTAAAAAAGGGTATTCTTTTAATAATTGATGGTACAGATCCAGAACTTGTTAAAAATATTTTGGAGACTGAATTAATATTTATAGAGGATAGACATCTAGAAGGACAAAACATATTTGAAACTATGGCAACTTTTTCACCAGCATTTGGTATGATAGGTACACTTATTGGACTTATAAACATGTTGCAAGAACTTGATGATCCATCAACTGTAGGACCAAATATGGCAGTTGCACTTATTACAACTTTTTATGGTACAGTTTTAGCAAATCTTATATTTCAACCTATAGCTAATAAGTTGAAAGGTAGAAGTAAAAAAGAATTAGCTATAAAAGAAATGATAATTGAAGGACTATTGTCTATTCAAGCAGGAGAAAATCCACGTATTATTGAAGAAAAATTAAATACATTTATAGCTCCAAATATGAGAAAGAATATTAATGAATTAGGTGAAAGTGAGGTTGCATAATGAGAAGGAGAAATAAAAGTTCTTCTAATGGTTCTAATTGGCTTGCAACTTATTCTGACCTTGTAACATTATTATTATGCTTTTTTGTATTATTATTTAGTTTTTCAACTGTAGATGCTAAGAAGTTTAGAGAAATAATGAATTCATTTCAAGGTAGTACTGGAGTGTTAACTGGAGGTCAAATATTAGAAGAAATGGATTATGATAATCCTGAAGCTGATGAGTTAGAATCTGAAAATGAAGAATTAAAAGAAATAAAAGAATATCTTGAAGATTATACATCTGAGAACAACCTAAATGATAAAGTTAAAATGACTCTTAATGAACGAGGTTTAATAATTAGGACAATGGATAATGTGTTTTTTGATTCAGGTAAAGCTGAAATCAAACCTGAATCAAAAGAGATACTAATATTTATTGGGGATATATTAAATAAGGAAGAGTTAAAGGAAAAACAAGTTAAGGTTGAAGGGCATACAGATGATGTAATAATAAATTCAGAAAAATTTCCTTCTAATTGGGAACTCTCAGTAATAAGAGCAACTAATGTATTAAGACTTTTTGTAGAACAAATTGGAATTTCACCTGATAGAATATCTGCTTCAGGATATGGTCCTAATAGACCTATTGTTAAGAATGATAACAGGGTTAATAGAGCTAGAAATAGAAGAGTTGATATAATAATTTTAAAATCAGAAGAAAATAAATTAGAACCAAAGTAAAAGGTGGGATAAAATGTCTTTTAAAAAAATATTGATTATAGTAATTATTATTTTTATGTTATTGATTATTGTCTCTGGCACAGTTTTTGGGATACTGTTTATGAAAAGTGATGATGAATCTAAAGAATCAGAAGAATATTATTTTAATGTAGGAGAAATTTATAGTAATGTAGCAGATTCTAGGAGAATAGTGAAACTAAACTTAACTATTTCAGCTACAAATGAAAAATTAATAGAAGAATTTAATGAAAAATCTTTTTTAATAAAAGATGAATTATACAAAATATTAACAAATAAAAAAATAGATGATATACAAGGAAAAGAAAGTCAAGCATTATTAAAGAAAGAAATTATTAAAAATCTTGAAAAAAAATTTTCAACTGATAAAATATCAAATATTTATTTTGATGAAATAATTGTACAATAAAGGGGGTAGATAGTTTGTCAGAAGTATTATCCCAAAACGAAATTGATGCACTATTAAATGCGCTTAATACTGGAGAAGTAGATGTATCTGATATGAAAGAAGAGACATCTGAAAAAAAGGTTAAAGCATACGATTTTAGAAATCCAAAAAAAATTGCAAAGGATCAGCTTAGAACATTAGAAATAATAAATGAAAATTTCGGAAGACTATTTCAAACTTTTTTATCAGGTCATTTAAGATCTCCTGTTCAAATATCTGTTTTAACAGTAGATCAATATGCCTATAGTGAATTTAGTAATGCGATAGTTAATCCTGCATTTTTGTCAATTATTGACTTTAATCCATTGCCTGGAGAAATAATAATTGACATTTCATCTAATATAGCATTTACTATAGTAGACAGATTACTAGGTGGAGTTGGAGAAAAAGTAGATGAAAAAAGAAACTTTACTGAGATAGAACAAACATTATTACAAAATTTAATGTCTAAAAGTATGAATTTATTATCTAGAGCATGGGAAAATGTAATAGAAATAAATCCTATTTTTAAAAAAATAGAAACAAATCCTCAATTTGCTCAAATTGTATCACCAAATGAAACAATTGCTCTTATAACTCTTAGTATAAGTATTGGGAAAGTTGAAGGTATGATAAATTTTTGTATTCCTCATGTAATTTTAGAACCTATTTTAGAAAAACTTAGTACTAAATTGTGGTTTTCTAGAAGCGAAAGAAAAGGTAAAGATAACAGTAATAATATTAACTCAATAGAAAGAAGTTTAAAATCTGCTAAAGTAGA harbors:
- a CDS encoding flagellar basal body-associated FliL family protein, which gives rise to MSFKKILIIVIIIFMLLIIVSGTVFGILFMKSDDESKESEEYYFNVGEIYSNVADSRRIVKLNLTISATNEKLIEEFNEKSFLIKDELYKILTNKKIDDIQGKESQALLKKEIIKNLEKKFSTDKISNIYFDEIIVQ
- a CDS encoding flagellar motor protein; the protein is MDLGTAIGFILGIVFIIYGILLSGDIITFLNFESILIVLGGTIAATFISFPLNKVTASIKVVKNAFTDKKSEQVEIIKQIINLANIARKEGLLALEDASEDLSDDFLKKGILLIIDGTDPELVKNILETELIFIEDRHLEGQNIFETMATFSPAFGMIGTLIGLINMLQELDDPSTVGPNMAVALITTFYGTVLANLIFQPIANKLKGRSKKELAIKEMIIEGLLSIQAGENPRIIEEKLNTFIAPNMRKNINELGESEVA
- the fliM gene encoding flagellar motor switch protein FliM; this encodes MSEVLSQNEIDALLNALNTGEVDVSDMKEETSEKKVKAYDFRNPKKIAKDQLRTLEIINENFGRLFQTFLSGHLRSPVQISVLTVDQYAYSEFSNAIVNPAFLSIIDFNPLPGEIIIDISSNIAFTIVDRLLGGVGEKVDEKRNFTEIEQTLLQNLMSKSMNLLSRAWENVIEINPIFKKIETNPQFAQIVSPNETIALITLSISIGKVEGMINFCIPHVILEPILEKLSTKLWFSRSERKGKDNSNNINSIERSLKSAKVEVKAEIGRSILSVAEIQGLSQGDVIELDNFNGNNSRIKIGTNLKFYCEPGSIGNNIAVKITSVKREGDEEDE
- a CDS encoding flagellar FlbD family protein yields the protein MIELSRINGEIIFINIDLIEIVEETPNTVIKLTNGNKYIVRESGKEIINKIIAFKQKVKKLL
- a CDS encoding flagellar motor protein MotB, with the protein product MRRRNKSSSNGSNWLATYSDLVTLLLCFFVLLFSFSTVDAKKFREIMNSFQGSTGVLTGGQILEEMDYDNPEADELESENEELKEIKEYLEDYTSENNLNDKVKMTLNERGLIIRTMDNVFFDSGKAEIKPESKEILIFIGDILNKEELKEKQVKVEGHTDDVIINSEKFPSNWELSVIRATNVLRLFVEQIGISPDRISASGYGPNRPIVKNDNRVNRARNRRVDIIILKSEENKLEPK